The following is a genomic window from Citrifermentans bemidjiense Bem.
CTAGGGCGCCGGGTTTAGTCCCTTCGGGAGCGAGAACCGGAAGGTTGCTCCGCCATCGACCGCGCCCTCAGCCCATACCCTGCCGCCGTGTCGTAGTACGATCCGCTGCACGATAGCCAGCCCGACCCCGGTTCCCTCGAACTCCTCATTGGCATGCAGACGCTGGAAAAGGCCGAAAAGCTTGCTCGCATAAGCCTCGTCGAACCCGACCCCGTTGTCCCTTACAAAAATCTCCGTTTCCTGCTCCTGGTCGATGGCGCCAATGGCGATTTTTGCTTCTTCCCGCGACCGGGTGAACTTGACCGCGTTGCCGATGAGGTTGATGAGAACCTGGCGCAGCATTGCTGCATCCCCAAGCACGATGGGGAGCGGGGCTATGTCCCATTGGATCTCCCTCTCTTTGCTATCGCTTTCCAGGTCGTTCACTATCTCTCTCACCAGCAGTCCCAGGTCTACCCACCCCTTCATCATTTCGCTGCGCCCCATGCGCGAGAAGGCCAGCAGGTCGTCGATCAGCAACCCCATCTTGTTGGCCGCCTCGCTGATTACCTCCAGATAGTGGCGGCTCTTCTCGTCCAGAACGTTCCCGGCCTTGGCGTTCAACAGGTCCACGAACCCGATGATGTGGCGCAGCGGGGCCCGCAGGTCGTGGGAAACCGAGTAGCTGAACGATTCCAGCTCCTTGTTGCTTGCCCCCAACTGCTCGAGCTGGTTTCTCAGGGCAAGGTTCAGCTCCAGTATCTTCGCCTCACCTTGCCTTTGGCTGGTTATGTCGCGGATCACGGCGAAGACCCAGGTCCCGTCCGGCGTCTCGATGGGGTTTAGCATGATGTCTACCGGGATCTCGTGACCGTCCTTGTGGCGGCCGTACAGTTCGAGGCCGATCCCCATCTTGCGGGCGCGCGGGTCGGCGAAATAGTTGCGCCGGTGTTGGCGATGGTGCTTGTGATAACGCTCCGGGACCAAGAGCTCGATGCGCTGCCCCAGCATCTCCTCACGCATGTAGCCGAAGGTGATCTCCGCCTGCTGGTTCGTCCTGCGAATGACACCGTTGTCGTCGACCACTACGATGCCGTCCGGAGCCGTTTCGAAGAGCCGCTCCAGCATGTTGCGGCTTTTCACCAGCGCCTCGTCAGAAGCGCGTTTCTCCGTGTTGTCGTGTGCTATCAGCGCAAACCCGGCGAGGTTTTCTCCCTGATCGTAGAGCGCGGTGAGCGTGATTGCGGCCCAGAAGCGGCTACCGTCTTTTTTCAGTCGCCACCCCTGCAGGTCCAGGCTCCCCAGCGAGCGTGCAATGGCGAGCTCCCTTTCCGGCGCCCCCGAACGCAGTTCCTCCTTGGGGTGGAGCAGCGAGAAATGCTTCCCGATCACCTCGCTGCCCCGATACTTGGTAATCTGCTCGGCCCCGGCGTTCCACGAGGAGATGTTTCCCTGCGGATCCAAAAGCGCCACTGCGTACTCCTTCACCTGCTCCACCAGCAGCCGAAAGGGTAGGTCCCCCTGCAGTTGCCCGGGCTCCTGCTTGCGCGCGCCTGAATCGGTAGTGAGATCTTTATCGGTCATGGTTTTTCCCCGTTCCGCGTCAACGTGGAGCTACTACTACCCGCTCGAAGCTCTGCATCCATGGCGTCTCGTCGCGCTGCAATCCGTCTCCGCCGTCGCTGCCCCGGTACTTGTAGGTGAAGCGGAGCCTGTCGCCCGCCTTGACTGCCATCGGCAGCCGTATCGAGAAAGGCGCGCTCTCGTCCAGCTTGAGATCCGACGGGATGATGAAACTCACCTCGCGCCGCACCGGCTTTCCCTGGGGGGCAAGCAGTGCCACCCAGATTTCCAGGTCTCGCATCACGAAGTAGCGCACGTTTCGCACCACGCCGTCTATTACCGTCTGGTCGCCCTCGACCCGGGTCTCCCATCCCATCACCAGGTCGAACTGCTGATAATGCTCCGGCAGTGCGTTCATCCGCTGGCGGTAATCGGTAGAAGTCGTGGCGCAACCTCCCAGCAGTGCTCCCAATAATAAAATTAAACCGATCGTTGTTCTCATTTGAATGCCCCTCCTTTTGGCGAATCTAATTGTACGCGAGGAGCAGGAATTGACAAAAAAAAAGCTCCCCCGGCCAAGGCCAGGGGAGGGGACAGGTGAGGGAACCGATTGCTAAAAACCCTCTCCTTCCATACCGCCGTTCTCCAGGGAGACAGGTCCCTTCGGAGCCAGTCCCCTTCGCTCTCTGCGCTTTTCCTGGAGCGCTTTCAGTTCGGCGGCCTGCGCCGGGGTGAGCAGCGCCAGGAACTGCTTCGCCGCCCGCGCCCTGCTCACCGCCAGGTCCGCCTGCAATGCCGCCACCTTTGCCGCCTGCTCCCTGATGGCCGCTTCTTCGGCGCTTCCCGAACGTACCAGGTCCTGCATCCGGCTCCGCTCCGCCCTAAGGCTCTCCATCAGCGGCTTATGCTCGGCGGGGTTGCTCTCGAACAGCGATTTCGCCTGGGCCTGCTGCTGGTCGGTCAGTTTCAGCTCACGCGCCATCTTCTTGAAAAAGTCGCCGCCCCGGTGCCCCTTTCTGTGCTTTTGATGCTGGCCGGCTCCGGGGGACGGGTCCGCCCCGGTGTACTCTGCGAACGCGGTCTGGCCGCCAAAGGTGGCGGCTGCGGTGATGCAGGCAAGTAGGGCCAATTTTCTCAGATCTCTTTTCATGATGAGGCTCCTTTGGATGTGTTCTTCGGTGCGCTAGGCACGATATGGTATGAAAGGTAGCCGGCAATTGTGGAGGCAAAGTGGAAGAAGTGTGGAAATGCTATCTGGCTTTCGCTGTGAGAGTGGTCTTTTCTTTTTTTGCGGGAGCTGAACTTGATATCGGAGAAATCCATTGATAGAATGTGCTAACGCTTGCAACAATGATCTCTTAGGGGGGTGCCATGAAAGTCCCGGTTGTGTTTGCAGATGAAAGACGCGGCTTGGTAAAGGCAGAAGATCTTCAGGAACTGATCGAGCAGGCTGCCATTGTCTCTTTCCTTCGCAGCGACGGCGAATGCGTTCAGATCGCTACCGATGCTGTGAGAGGGATGGGGGGGAAGAAGTACCGCGGTCCAGAGCGCAGAGGCAACGTCCTTTTCTGCTGATCGCGCAGTTTTCAGCAAAAGCCACCGGCGCTGACCGAAGGCTGACCCTCATTGGGCCGGCCTTCGGCGTTTCAGGGTGCCGCCCCCCACCTGATTTACCCCGCTGTTGCCCCTCCCTTTTTATCTCTCCCCTTTTCGGTGTTATACGAATCACGACAAATTTACAGATCTGCAAAACAGAAAGCCTTCCTTTCGCATATCTGCGAATGCCCTCCTTATGAGCATTAGCAGTGATCAACGTGCTGATATTACGGCCGCATTGTCTGAAAGCCGGAGCAGTTTCAGCGGTACCGCTTTTTGCTGTTATGCGAAAAAGGGGATAGATGGTTCCTCCCCCCGGCTTTCATCTGTCAGCGTAAGTTGCTGTTTTTGCGTCTTTTGGTAGGATATACGAAACTTTAAAACGTTGGTATGCAAGTTGCTAACGTGAACGGTAAGAGTGGTCAATTCCAACATGGAGGTATAAAGGCATGTCCAAAACAACATCTAACAAGGGGTGGCAGGTAGTCATGGCCGGAACCGGAATCAACCTGGCGCTCGGGGTGCTGTATGCCTGGAGTATCTTCAAGGGTGCCATCAAGGCGTCCATCGAAAAAGGCGGCCCCGATGCGTTCCAGTGGAGCCTGAGTTCCATCAACGACCCGTATGCTCTTTGCTGTCTCGCTTTTGCTTTTTCCATGATCCTTGCCGGCAAATGCCAGGACAAGATCGGCCCGGCTAAGACCGCGTTGATCGGCGGCATCCTGGTCGGCGCCGGCTTCAGCCTCATGGGCTACTCCAACAGCTACGCAGCCTGGGTCACCGGCTTCGGCGTCCTGGCCGGCTCCGGCTTCGGTTTCGGCTACTCCGCCGCCACCCCTCCGGCGCTCAAGTGGTTCTCGTCCAAGAAAACCGGCCTCATCGCCGGCATCGTGGTCGCTGGCTTCGGGCTCGCGCCGGTGTACATCGCGCCGCTCTCCAGCTACCTCTTGGGCGCTTACGGCATCCAGCAGTCCATGTACATCCTCGCCGCCGGCTTCGCCGTCATCGTCTGCGGCCTCTCCTTCGCCTTGGCCAACCCCCCCCAAAGGGTTCGTTCCCGCCGAGCCGGTGATGAAGGGCGAAGAAGGCAAGCCCACTCCCGCCAAGAAGGCAGTGCACGACGCGACCGTGTCCGAGATGCTCCGCTCCCCCAAGTTCTACATGCTGTGGACCACCTTCTTCATCGGTGCAGGCGCAGGACTTATGGTGATCGGCTCCGTGGCAGGTCTCGCCAAGAAGAGCATGGGCCCCATGGCCTTCGTCGCCGTAGCCATCATGGCGATCGGCAACGCCTCCGGCCGCGTGGTTGCCGGCGTGCTTTCCGACAAGATCGGCCGCCGCGCCACCCTGACCATCATGCTCAGCTTCCAGGCGGTGCTGATGTTCGCGGCCGTCCCCGTCGTTGGCTCCGGTTCCGCGATGCTGCTGGTGCTCCTGGCCTCCCTGATCGGCTTCAACTACGGCTCAAACCTGACCCTCTTCCCCTCCTTCGCCAAGGACTACTGGGGGTTCAAAAACTACGGCCTCAACTACGGCGTGCTGTTCAGCGCCTGGGGCGTAGGCGGCCTCGTTATGGGGCGCGTCTCCGAGATGATGAACGCGCAGCCGGGCGGCCTGAACAAATCCTTCATCCTCGCGGGTTCCTGCCTTGCCTTGGGCACCATCGTCACCTTCTTTCTGCGTGAGAAGAAAGCGGTCGCTGTCGAGGCTACCGAGGTGGTCGGAGAGAAGGTCGCGGTCAAGGTTTCCGCCTAGTTTGGCTTTGGTAACAGGATGATAAAAAGCGGGGCCATGCATTTTGTGCATGGCCCTTTTTTTAACTGATGCTATTATGGCGCACCTGCTGGGTTCACTTTTTTAATTAGTCGAGAGGATCTTCAATGGATACTTCTTACGTCACCATCATGCTGGTGGTCTTTCTCGTGCTGACCGGTCTCGCCATAGACATCGGCTACATGTATGTAAGCGATGAGGATCTGCAGCATTCCGCGGAAATGGCAGCCCTGACCGGAGCCGAA
Proteins encoded in this region:
- a CDS encoding GSU3473 family protein, which encodes MKVPVVFADERRGLVKAEDLQELIEQAAIVSFLRSDGECVQIATDAVRGMGGKKYRGPERRGNVLFC
- a CDS encoding Spy/CpxP family protein refolding chaperone — translated: MKRDLRKLALLACITAAATFGGQTAFAEYTGADPSPGAGQHQKHRKGHRGGDFFKKMARELKLTDQQQAQAKSLFESNPAEHKPLMESLRAERSRMQDLVRSGSAEEAAIREQAAKVAALQADLAVSRARAAKQFLALLTPAQAAELKALQEKRRERRGLAPKGPVSLENGGMEGEGF
- a CDS encoding PAS domain-containing sensor histidine kinase, translated to MTDKDLTTDSGARKQEPGQLQGDLPFRLLVEQVKEYAVALLDPQGNISSWNAGAEQITKYRGSEVIGKHFSLLHPKEELRSGAPERELAIARSLGSLDLQGWRLKKDGSRFWAAITLTALYDQGENLAGFALIAHDNTEKRASDEALVKSRNMLERLFETAPDGIVVVDDNGVIRRTNQQAEITFGYMREEMLGQRIELLVPERYHKHHRQHRRNYFADPRARKMGIGLELYGRHKDGHEIPVDIMLNPIETPDGTWVFAVIRDITSQRQGEAKILELNLALRNQLEQLGASNKELESFSYSVSHDLRAPLRHIIGFVDLLNAKAGNVLDEKSRHYLEVISEAANKMGLLIDDLLAFSRMGRSEMMKGWVDLGLLVREIVNDLESDSKEREIQWDIAPLPIVLGDAAMLRQVLINLIGNAVKFTRSREEAKIAIGAIDQEQETEIFVRDNGVGFDEAYASKLFGLFQRLHANEEFEGTGVGLAIVQRIVLRHGGRVWAEGAVDGGATFRFSLPKGLNPAP